A window of Gymnogyps californianus isolate 813 chromosome 28, ASM1813914v2, whole genome shotgun sequence genomic DNA:
CATGTGCTGGAGCCCCTCAAACAACCTCCTCTGccaaggcagggctggggtgaggTGCCAGGGACTTGCcctgtgccagcacagcccGGCTCCCTGGGCTGCTGTCCGGCTGCGTGGGCACAGCCAGGAGCGTTGCAAAGCATGGGGCCAGGCAAGACcagcaaacacagaaactgCGCAAATAAAAGTCAGGAATATTTATTACATATCAAAAAAGCTACATGTTTTGGGCAGAGACCCCCCCGCCGGGCCGTCGCGCTGTCCCTGGCATGGTTCCgctgctgccctggcagccGGGCTCAGCCCGGCCCTACGCCGCTCCCCGTCACGCCTTGGCACGCTCGGCTGCGTCGTCGGTGCTGGATGTCGGCTGCGCCACCGCCGGCCCCATCTGGATGGGCACGTTCCTCTCCGGGACGGCCGGCAGGGCCAGCCTGGGGGCCTCGATGCGGAGCTGCCCCTCCTTGGACAGGGAGCACTTCAGCGCCTCGGCGTCCACCTCCTCGGGCACGTCCCACTCCCGCTTCAGCACCTCGTACTTGTAGGAGAAGGAGCCCTTCTCATCTGTGCTCTGCGTCTCCTTCTGCCCCACCAGCACCACCTTCCTGCCCACCACCTTCACCGACAGCTGCTCGGGAGCAAAGTCCTTCACGTCCTGGCAGACGGAGAAGCCCTCCCCGGAGCCCTGGGTCAGGGCTGCGCTGGTGCTCGGGGCTCGCTCCGCAGCGATGCCGATccggctggggctgctcccgctgctcaggaactgctCGAAGCTGCTCATGAACTCCCGAGCCCTCTCCATCTCCAGCCGCAGCTCTCGCTCCAGCTCGGCGAAGAGGGTGCCTGGATGCGGCCAGAGGGTGCGGATGGGTCCCAGCCACGGGAACAGCGAGCTGGATGTGGGCGGCATGAAGTGCAGGCGGCAAAGCATCTCTGCTCCTGGTGCGTGCTCCTGGTGCGTGCTGCGGCTCGGCTCTGTGCAGGGGCTGGAGcgctgctgggctggggccggggagcggcgggTTTTATTCTCCCCTGCCCAGGGGTGTGCCCCTTCCAGAACGCTCTCTCCCCACGCACCCTCCCGGAGCCATCACCTATTTTTGAGAAGCTGATTATCCGCCAGCCAAAATAGCAGCGCCTGCTTCTGGGGACGAGTCACACGCCGCAAATAGGGACCTGCAGTCACCGCTGGGAGCTCGGGTTTCTGCAGAGCCACCGTGAGACAGCAACGCCCGCGGGACTGCCGGCCGCGGGGCGAGCAAAGCCGTTCTTGCAGCCCCCGCGCTGGGGGGCTCGGCGGAGCGCAGGTTGCGCCGTGCCAGGAGCGCGTCGCTTCAGCCAGCACGGGGACAGTCCCACCCCTAAAGCAACGTGTTCCTACGTCACCCGCTGCCAGACGCCTCTCGCACTTTCTAggcccctccctccccggggGCCATCCGCCGTCCTGTCCCAGCCTGCGCACCCCGCCTGTGCACCCCGCCTGGGGAGGGGCCCATGGGCTGGTTTCTGGTCTCACCTGGGGGTCCCCCCCTGAGCAGCTGAGGGTCCTGCaaacggggcggggggcagaggggctctcctgcctgcagatgGGGGGAAATAGgccacggggcgggggggggaaggcagggaggagaggagcccagccccgctccctgcctggGAAGTAGAAAGGCCACAGATTTTTGGCAGCGGTGGCTCAGGCATCCCGTTCGGAGGCTGAGGTGATGCTACTAATTATAAGCCAGGAGAGCAGAACTGCAAGACTAAGGGCGAAGGTATGCTGGGCACGACGTAAGAGGTGCCTCTCCTCATGGATGAGTAACAAGAATGAGCTAGAACGGGCTAGAAAgagctgagctcttctcccgAGGATGACGTGATGTGTGGGATGAGGCCACTCCTCCCAGGAAGGGGAATAAAAGCTGCGGGTCACAGCGCCGAGGCAGAGTGCTCCCAGCTCGAGAGCcaagagccagcagcagcagcagcagcagcagcagcagcaagcagcagcagcagcagcagcaatgctttGCCGAATGCACCTCGCACCGTTCGCCTCCAGCTCCCTGGCCAGCCGTCTGGGCACGGTGAGGACCCTCTGGCCGCATGCAGAGACCATCTTCACcgagctgcagcaggagatggagaaagCTCGGGAGTTCATGAGCAGCTTCGAGCAGCTCCTGAGCAGCCACGGAGCCACCGCCATGGAGCGAGCCCCGAGCACCAGCGCAGCCCTGACCCAGGGCTCCGGGGAGGGCTTCTCCGTCTGCCAGGACGTCAAGAACTTTGCTCCCGAGCAGCTGTCGGTGAAGGTGGTGGGCAGGAAGGTGGTGCTGGTGGGGCAGAAGGAGACGCAGAACGTCGATGAGAAGGGCTCCTTCTCCTACAAGTATGAGGTGCTGAAGCGGGAGTGGGATGTGCCCGAGGAGGTGGACGCCGAGGCGCTGACATGCTCCCTGTCCAAGGAGGGGCAGCTCCGCATCGAGGCCCCCAGGCTGGCCCTGCCGGCTGCCCCGGAGAGGAACGTGCCCATCCAGgtcagccctgcagccccacagcccgGACCAGCCTCCGAGGATGGAGCTCCCAGCAAAGCCCAGGTGTAATGGGAGGGAAGCCGATGGCCCGCGGCAGGACCGGAGCAGACAGCAGCAAATCTTGGGTTTTAGCCCCGACAAGCTCCATCAGCAATGATGTCACTTTTTTCACTATACTGGAATGTTTTTGTATCCaataaaaacacttttgcaTACAACTTGCTTGTGCTCTCTTGGTGTTGACTGATGGGGAGGCTGGGCCCTGGTCTCAGCTCTTGATGCCAGAGGAGCTAGATGCACAGAGAGGGAAGACCCTCTCTTGGTGCCACAGGGCAGCACAAAGTGGGGCCGACAGTGGAcccagagggagggaagggatcTGTGAGCACGGTGCTgctcagggtggggggaggcaggaAGCTCCCAAGCAGGGAGGGACAGCCCCACTCACCTGTACTGGTGCAGAGGCAGCTCTcccagggagcaggcaggctgccttcACTCCCTCCTCATGCTACTGTCAGCATCTGCACCAGCTCCAAAGCCCCTCGCTCCCTGGCCGATGCCACTGAATAGGAAGACAACTGTGCTGGACAGCCCGGCCAGGTGTAGGGTGCCCCTGTTGTAGCCACACTTTCCCCCACACAGCTTGGAaaggggctgctggagccccCCCTGAGatcccagcagcagggagggtgAAGCCCATCCCCAGGCACTGTGTGTAACCACCGTAAACGCCCATGGTCAGGcccgggcaggcagcagggatgcaggcaggcaACGCCTGTTTGTGCTAAAGCTGCTCTGAGCTCGGACAGCCCTTCCCCGTGGCAGCACGGTGCTGGCAGTGAGGAGGCTTGGCTCCGTGGAGCACTGCTGCACACCTCcgcagccagcagcaggtccccaGCCCCGTACCAAGTCCcttgcagctgagcagcacaggctcaggcagcagcaaggcacCCCTTAGGGCATCGCAGGCTCCTTCACAGGGATGGAGACCCGGAGTCCTGGAAGGAGCTAGAAACCAAGCCTTGTCAGCCAGGAACCAAGTAAAAGAAGCCAGCAGATGGCAACAGCACCTTGCATTGTGTTCACAAGATTGTTCCGAGTTGGGATTGGGGAAGCCTTTCTCCAACAGGTCCGTCTCTTGCTGCCTGGAGAAACCAGCAGCACCAGTCCAAACCACACTGGAAGCCATGAGACCTCAGGTGTGCCACAGATGAGCAGCCAGGCTCCCTTGCAGGGGATGGAAACAAGCAGCACCCACAGCACCAGGTGAGCAAAGCCCATTTGAGGCCGCTGGAGCCCACGCTCCGCAGGCAGCCTGCGCTCCAGCCAGAGGTCAGGAACTCGGTCACTGAGTCGCTCCAGACCCTTCCTGCTTCCAGAACTTCAAGGAAATCCAGCACGAGCAAAAGGCACCAAGACCTCGCATAGATGATGAAGCCCACAAGAGCCAAGGCTGT
This region includes:
- the LOC127026554 gene encoding heat shock protein 30C-like; protein product: MLCRLHFMPPTSSSLFPWLGPIRTLWPHPGTLFAELERELRLEMERAREFMSSFEQFLSSGSSPSRIGIAAERAPSTSAALTQGSGEGFSVCQDVKDFAPEQLSVKVVGRKVVLVGQKETQSTDEKGSFSYKYEVLKREWDVPEEVDAEALKCSLSKEGQLRIEAPRLALPAVPERNVPIQMGPAVAQPTSSTDDAAERAKA
- the LOC127026555 gene encoding heat shock protein 30C-like produces the protein MLCRMHLAPFASSSLASRLGTVRTLWPHAETIFTELQQEMEKAREFMSSFEQLLSSHGATAMERAPSTSAALTQGSGEGFSVCQDVKNFAPEQLSVKVVGRKVVLVGQKETQNVDEKGSFSYKYEVLKREWDVPEEVDAEALTCSLSKEGQLRIEAPRLALPAAPERNVPIQVSPAAPQPGPASEDGAPSKAQV